The nucleotide window CGCCCGAGGCATTGCCTGCGCGGGGCACCGCATCGCCGAACTGACCGTTCGGGTATTGCGGGTACTCTTCCATCACGTTCGTGCGTTCCAGACGTTGCTGATCGCGCAGCTTCACGCGGCACAGATTCAGCACACCGTCCTGCATGGCTGCCAGCACGCGTTGCCCCTGCCCCGTCATCGTGCGCTGATAGAGCGCCGTCACGATGCCGAGTGCCAGATGCAGGCCGGTGCCCGAATCGCCGATCTGCGCGCCTGTCACCATGGGCGGGCCGTCGTCGAAGCCCGTCGTCGAGGCCGCGCCGCCCACACACTGCGCCACGTTCTCGTAGACCTTGCAGTCCTGATACGGGCCGGGGCCGAAGCCTTTCACCGAGGCCACGATCATGCGCGGGTTCAGCGAGTGGATGTGTTCCCACGTGAAGCCCATGCGATCGAGCGCGCCGGGCGCGAAATTCTCCACCAGCACGTCACAGTCGCGAATCATGCGCTCCAGCACCGCCTTACCTTCCGGGTGCTTCGTGTCGAGCGTGATCGAGCGCTTGTTGCTGTTGAGCATCGTGAAATACAGACTGTCGGCGTCCGGGATGTCGCGCAGTTGATCGCGCGTCACATCGCCGTGGCCTGCCCGTTCGATCTTGATGACGTCCGCGCCAAACCAAGCCAGCAGCTGCGTGCAAGTCGGTCCCGACTGCACGTGTGTGAAGTCGAGGATGCGCACGCCTTCGAGTGCCTTGCTCATGATCGACCCCTGTCGTTAGCGAATCAGCGCCTGCGCAGCGATGCCGTGCGCAGGAACGGGTCGATGGCCCTGAAGATCCGCCTCGCGGCACATCTGCATCAGGGTGTCGCCAGCGAAAACGCTGACGGTATTCGGACATGCGATGGCGATGAGTGCCATGGTTGTCTCCTCCTCGGGCTCGGCTGCAAGGGCCGTTATGTTGGTATTTGGTTGTGATATACAGTATTTCATACACGATATTTTATCAACGGCTATTTTTTGCCAATGCAAGATGCTGCACTGCGAAACGAACGGAAGAATTCCGGCCAAATGCCTATGTTTAAAGGGATTTGCGCCGCAGCATTTAAAGAACCCCTAGCACTGGCTACGGGTTTACAGGCATGCCGCCAACGGTGGACGAGACAGATCGGGGCCCCTTCTCGAGGCGAGTTGAACACTGTCTGAGCAGCGAGAAGGGGCCCCGGTCTGTCTGGGGGGAGGTTTTAAAGGGGGGATGGAACGCGGAATGGAAAGCGAGAAAAACAGAACCTGCCGCGAGTGCGGCAGGCGTGCATCAATACATGAGGGGCAGAATCAGGCGCGGGAGCTGGTCAGCTCGCCGACTTTGGCTTCGAGTTCAGCGAGCCGTTTGCGGAGTTGGCGGTCTTCCTGAAAGCGTGCGGTTTCATCGCGAATGACGGCGACGATGCCACTCACCTGCCCTTGCGCGTCACGCAAGAGTGCCACGGTAAAAGCGATCGACATGGCGCGCCCATCTTTATGGGTAGCAGGCACCTTGAGCAAATCGCTGCCGTACTTCGTCTCGCCGGTGGCCATGGTTTTTTCATAGCCTTCGTTGTGACGATGACGCAGGCGTTCCGGGATGATGATGTCCAGCGGTTGCCCGACGGCTTCGCTTGCCGAGAAGCCGAACATCTTTTCGGCGCCGGCGTTCCACAACGTGATGATGTTCTTCGGGTCGGCCACGACGATCGCGTCGCCGACGACCTGAACCAACTGTGCTGCGTCCACCGATGCACTCATGGTGTCTCCTGCTGTTCTATGGGGGATGATGCGCTGCTGCTAAAACATGCCACAAAAATACATGAATCAAAAGACAATGCGGTCCCGAAAAAGCGACAACAGGTGCCGCCCCCGAAAAAGGTGCGGCACCTGCACAACTACCAAACTACGTCAGTTCACGACAACCGCTCAGATCGCCTTGGCGGTATGCAGCTTGCCAATCTGATCCTTGCTGTAGCCCAGCTCGGCCAGAATCTCTTCCGTGTGCTCGCCCAGCAGCGGCGAACCCGTGATTTCCGGCTTCAGGCCCGAGAACTTGATCGGGCTGCCGACCGTCAGGTACGAACCACGTTCCTTGTGCGGCACTTCCACGATCGTGCCCGAAGCGCGCAGCGACGGATCGTTCGCGATTTCCTTCATCGACAGCACCGGCGCGCAAGGAATATCGAACTTGCGCAGGATGTCCACTGCTTCGAACTTCGTCTTGTCGGCGAGCCACTCTTCGATCGTCTTGAAGATGTCGAAGATGTGCGGCTGACGGGCTTGCGCCGTGGCGTAGTTCGGATCGCTGATCCACTCCGGCTTGCCCAGTGCGCGGCAAATCGGTTCCCAGGCGTGGCCTTGGATCGTGAAGTAGATGTAAGCGTTCGGGTCCGTTTCCCAGCCCTTGCACTTCAGCACCCAGCCCGGTTGGCCGCCGCCGCCGGCGTTACCGCCACGGGGCACCACGTCGCTGAACTCGCCGTGCGGGTACTGCGGATACTCTTCCAGGAAGCCGACACGGTCCAGACGTTGCTGGTCGCGCAGCTTCACGCGGCACAGGTTGATGACCGAATCCTGCATCGACACGGCAACCTTCTGACCACGGCCCGTCTGGCCGCGACCGATCAGCGCCGTCAGAATACCGATCGCCAAGTGCATACCCGTGTTGCTGTCGCCCAGTGCTGCGGCCGACACCGTGGGAGGACCGTCCCAGAAGCCCGTCGTCGAGGCGGCACCGCCGGCGCACTGCGCCACGTTTTCGTAGACCTTCAGGTCTTCGTAGTGGTGACCGTCCGAGAAGCCCTTCACCGATGCCACGATCAGCTTCGGGTTCAGTTCGTTCAGACGCTCCCACGTGAAGCCCATGCGGTCCAGTGCGCCCGGTGCGAAGTTTTCCACCAGCACGTCCGATTCACGCACCAGCTTCTCCAGCACTTCCTTGCCTTCCTGCGTCTTCGTGTCCAGCGTCAGCGAGCGCTTGTTGCTGTTGAGCATCGTGAAGTACAGCGCGTCGGCCTCGGGAATGTCGCGCAGTTGATTACGCGTCACGTCGCCCGAACCCGGGCGCTCCACCTTGATCACGTCCGCACCGAACCATGCCAGCAACTGGGTGCAGGCCGGGCCGGCTTGCACGTGCGTGAAGTCGATGATCTTGATGCCTTCGAGGGGTTTGCTCATGTCATGTCTCCTTAATTGACTCGAGTTACTTTTTCATCGCCGCGCTTTGCGGATTCAGATTGGTCAGGCGGCCGCTTTCCGTGCCCGCCGCTTCGTCGATCACGGCGTTGATCAGCGTCGGCTTGCCCGACTTGATGGCGTCTTGCAACGCCTTCGTCAGTTCTTCCGGCGTCGTGACGTGGTAACCGATACCGCCGAAGGCTTCGATCATCTTGTCGTAGCGCGCGCCCTTCACGAACACCGTCGGGGCCACGTCCTTGCCACCCGTCGGGTTCACGTCGGTGCCGCGATACACGCCGTTGTTGTTGAAGATGATCGTCGTGACCGGCAGGTCGTAACGGCAGATCGTTTCCAGTTCCATGCCGCTGAAACCGAAGGCGCTGTCGCCTTCAATCGCCACCACCGGCTTGCCGCTCGTCACGGCTGCGCCGATCGCGAAGCCCATGCCGATACCCATAATGCCCCACGTACCCGAGTCAAAGCGCTTGCGCGGCTGGTACTGGTCGATGATGCTGCGGGCATAGTCCAGCGTGTTCGCGCCTTCGTTCACCAGGTTGATGTCCGGGTACGCCTTCAGCACGTCGCGAATCGAGCGCAGTGCGCTGTGGAAATTCATCGGCGACGGATTCTGGTCGAGCGTTGCCGCCATCTTGGCCAGATTCTTGTTCTTGCGTTCCGCAATCGCGCCAGTCCACTCAGCACTCGGCTTGCCGAAGTTGCTGTCGATGCCGGCCAACAGTGCCGACACGCACGAGCCGATATCGCCGATCACCGGCGCGGCAATCGCCACGTTGCTGTCGATTTCCGTCGGCGAGATGTCGATCTGCACGAACTTCTTCGGTGCGGCGCCCCACGTCTTGCCCTTGCCGTGCGCGAGCAGCCAGTTCAGGCGGGCACCGATCAGCACGACCACGTCAGCTTCTTGCAACACGAACGAGCGTGCGGCGGCAGCCGATTGTTCATGCGTATCGGGCAGCAGGCCCTTGGCCATCGACATCGGCAGATACGGAATGCCCGACTTTTCCACCAGCGCACGAATATCCGCGTCGGCTTGCGCGTAGGCTGCGCCCTTGCCCAGCAGAATCAGCGGACGCTTGGCGTTCTTGATCACGTCGAGTGCGCGCTTCACCGAGTCCGGTGCCGGGATCTGACGCGGTGCTGCGTCGATCACACGAATCAGCGAATCCTTCGCCTTCTGCGCATCGAGGGTCTGAGCCAGCAGCTTGGCCGGCAGATCCAGATACACGCCACCCGGACGGCCCGACACGGCCGCGCGAATCGCACGGGCCACGCCCACGCCGATGTCTTCTGCATGCAGCACGCGGTAGGCGGCCTTGCAGTACGGCTTGGCAGCGTTGAGCTGGTCCATCTCTTCGTAGTCACCCTGCTGCAAGTCGACGATCTCGCGCTCGCTCGAGCCGCTGATCAAGATCATCGGGAAGCAGTTGGTGGTGGCGTTCGCCAGTGCCGTCAGGCCGTTCAGGAAACCCGGTGCGGACACCGTCAGGCAAATGCCGGGCTTCTGAGTCATGTAGCCAGCAATGGCGGCAGCGTTGCCGGCGTGCTGTTCATGACGGAAACCGATGAAGCGCATGCCTTCCGCTTGCGCGAGGCGGGCCAGATCGGTGATGGGAATCCCCACCAGACCAAAGATAGTGTCAATGTCGTTCGCTTTCAGGGCATCGATGACCAGATGGAAACCATCAGTCGTTTCTGCCTCGGACACGATGTTCGCGTGTCGGCTGCTGTCTTTGAGCGTGTCGCCCGCGGTGTTGTTTTCCGCCTTGCCGACTGGCACGGTCATCGCAATGGACATAATTCTCTCCTCCAATTTTTCCGGTTTCAGTGTTGCGTCGTCTTTCGCTGACGATTACTTTAGGACTTCAATACTGTCTTGCATGCCGCGCGCGCTACCCCGTAACTCTGGTGGTATCGCGCGCGGCACTCCTGCCGGCGCCTGTTCCTCAGGTCGTACTGCGGGACAAGTCTGCTGGTTTGGTCATGACTTCCTCGGCAGCGCGGGCACTGCTGTCCGCGTAGCGTTGGGCCAGTCGGGCGCGCATCGGCTTGAGCACGAAGAGCGCAAGTACGGCGGCAGTGGCATTCATGACGACTGCAATCATGAACACGGCGTGCCAGCTACCTGTTGTGGCGGTGATGACGCTGGTAAATGGCACCAGCAATGCGGCCGTTCCCTTGGCGGTGTAGAGCATGCCGGCGTTGGTCGCGGCGTACTTCGAACCGAAGGTGTCGGCGCAAGTGGCCGGGAACAGGCTGTAGATTTCACCCCAGGCGAAGAACACGAGGCCCGTGAGAATCACGAACGCGACCGGGTGTTGACCCCAGACCGACAGTGCGTAGATACCCGCGGCTTCCATCGCGAAGGCGATGAACATCGTGTTTTCACGACCGATCTTGTCGGAAATCCAGCCGAAGATCGGACGCGTCACCCCGTTCAGTACCCGGTCGATGGCCAGTGCGAAGGTCAGTGCCGGCAGCGTCAGGCCCATCAGCGAGACAGGCGTGCCGTCCAGGCCGTAGTCCTTGGCGATCGGGCCGAGCTGAGCCGTTGCCATCAGACCGCCAGCGGCCATCAGCACGAACATCAGATACATCAGCCAGAACACCGGGCTGCGCATGACTTCGGTCGGCTTGGCGTCGTAGCGGCGTGCGCCCGGAGCAAGCTTCTTGAGTGCCTCGAAGGCGGCCGGCGGCGAAGCGAGCGCGAGACCCAGTACCAGCACGATGATGCCCTGGCCAAGACCGAACACCAGGAAGGTGTTTTCGTAGCCGCTGCTCTTGATCATGTTGGCAATCGGCACCACGGTCAGGGCCGAGCCTGCACCAAAGCCCGCTGCCGTCAGCCCTGCGGCCAGACCCCGGTTTGCCGGGAACCACTTGAGCGCGTTACCCACGCAAGTGCCATAAACAGCACCGGCACCGACACCACCCACTGCCGCAGCGAAATACAGCATCGCCAGCGAATCGGCATAGGCATTCAACGCCCACGCCACCCCGCAAAGCAGACCGCCGCCCACCACCACCGGACGCGGACCGAAGCGGTCGACCAGATAGCCTTCAATCGGCACCAGCCACGTCTCGGTGACCACGAAGATCGTGAATGCCACCTGAATGGCCGTGCGGCCCCAGTGATACTTTTCATCGATCGGATTGACGAACAGCGTCCACCCGTATTGCAAGTTGGCGATCATCGCCATACAAATCACGCCGAACGCGAGCTGAACCCAAGGGCTCGCGAACACGGATGTCTTACCGTGTTGATTTGTCGTCTCCACTTGTACCTCCTCCATCGGTTTTCAGTTGTTTGACAGCTTCACAACAACAACACCTTCCGGATGGGGTCTATGCCCCCTGGGTATGCTTTTACGAGGTCTTGGCCTCGTCGACTTTGTCTCTGATGCTTGCGATGCGACGTCGTCCACCGCAAATATACCGAACGAAATATACGATATATCAGATATAAGTCAACACTAATTTATTGCTTTTCTCGCTATCCCCCTCGCGTGCCGCAGGCGTTTTCGGTCCATTGCTTCGAAAACGTCCACGGCACGCGAGGCACTGTTCCAAGTGGCGGCTAGATACAGTAAGGCAACTGTAGGCCGGAGCGCCGCAACAACGCAATGCGAAAATACTAAGGAGTTAACCTGATCCGGGAGGCACGCCGAATAAGGCGCTCCGCCCTTTTATATCGGCGTCCTTGAGGATTTTTAAAACGAGCACAAGACGATATTTTTGATAATTTCTCTCACAAGAGAGATGTATCGACGAACGCTCGACCTCGCTGTAACACACCGTAATAATTCACTCGCCCACCGCTTTTTGCGTCAATTCGCCGAGGCGCAATGACGGTCGCGCTCACACATCCCTCCCCCATCCTTTAATGCCTTAACCGATCGACCGCGGGGAAACCATGACACGTTAAGTGACGGGAAAGCTTGGTGCTTCCCGCCTTGTGATATACGATATACAACATTTGATATTAGAAAAATAAAAGGCCAAGTTTCGATTGACCATTTGTGGAGGGAGACTTCATGAAGATTTGCATCTATGGCGCCGGTGCCATCGGTGGTTATCTCGGCGTGCAGCTTGCGCGCGCCGGGGCCGATGTCAGTCTGGTGGCGCGCGGACCGCATCTCGCGGCGATGCGCGAGCACGGACTCAAGTTGTTGATCGACGGCGAGGAACGCGTCGCCCAGCTGCGTTGCACCGACGATCCGCGTGAGCTCGGTCCGCAGGACTACGTCATCATCGCGCTCAAGGCGCACTCAGTGCCGGCGGTACTCGACGCCATGCAGCCGCTCATCGGGCCGGACACTGCGGTGGTGACTGCCGTGAACGGCATTCCCTACTGGTACTTCTATAAGCACGGCGGCGCGCTGGAGGGCAGCACCCTCGAGAGCATCGATCCGGGCGGCCGTCAGTGGCGCCAGCTTGGCCCCGAGCGCGCCATCGGCTGCGTCGTTTATCCGGCCACCGAAGTCGTTGCGCCCGGCGTGATTCAGCACGTGTACGGCAACAAGTTTCCGCTCGGCGAAGCCAGCGGTGAACGTACGCCTCGTGTGGAAGCGCTGGCAAAGATCATGACCGAAGGCGGGCTCGATGCCCCGATTCGCGAAAACATCCGCGATGAGATCTGGCTCAAGCTGTGGGGCAACCTCTGCTTCAACCCGATCTCGGCGCTCACGCACGGCACGCTGGACATCATCGCCAGCGATCCGGGCACGCGGGCCGTCGCCCGAGCCATGATGCTCGAAGCCAAAGCCATCGGCGACAAGCTCGGTGTGCATTTCCGCGTCGACGTCGAGCGTCGTATTAATGGCGCGGGTGCCGTCGGTTCGCACAAGACGTCGATGCTTCAGGATCTCGAGCGCGGCCGGGCCATGGAAATCGATCCGCTCGTCTCCGTCGTTCAGGAAATGGGCCGCCTCGCTGGCGTGCCCACGCCCACGCTCGATGTGGTGCTCGCATTGATTCAGCAACGCGAGTTCATGACCCAGCCCGATGCTGTCGCCGCTGCGCAGGCACGGCTGGCCAAGGCCGCCTGAGCGAACTTGCTCGAACTGGGGCGAGCCCGAGCCGTTAGCGGGAAATCGCTACTGATATAGAGTGCGTGGCAGGTGGGCGTTGTACTTCGCTTGTCACGCACCCTATCTATATAGAAGGGCCGGTTGCGGCAACAACCTCAGGGCGGGTCCCGCCGCAGTCGGCCCTGCCCCGCCGGTCCCGATTTGTATTTGGCCCTTTTTGGGTGCCTTCGCCGCTTGCCTGCTGAATGTACGCAATACCGGCTGTGGTTTCGCGGCAACGCAATATCACCGTTTTCCCCTTTTTGAGGACACCTTCGAGCACGCGACTGACAGCGCACGATCATCGCGTCCCGAAATCCACACTCTTGCACGCCAACCGGACACTTGAGGAGGTCAGCGCCGCGCATCGACCCGCCCGGCACTATCGGAAAAAGAGACAAAATCGGCCCATCGACTGGGGGTGACACCCATAGAACGTCCCGAAAAACGATAAATTTTGATATTCCGTATGTGGTATATCTTGAGACTTGCTGCGTTGCGACATACAATGCAAAGCAAGTTCTCCCCCACGTACTGATCAATTTTCGTCTTTCAGGAGTGTCATCATGTTTGTCGCTGCGCTGACTTTGCTCGCCCTCGCTGCCGCCCTCGCCACCGGTATTGCCATGGTTCATCTGTATGCATCGCTGCCGGCGTCGATGCTTGAAAAGGCCGAGAAGAACGGCCGCTTCGCTTACCTGGCGGAAACCACGCAGGCAATCGAATCGGGTAAACTCGTCACGAAGCCGGCAACCGTCGTGGGGCAGCAAGCATTGCGCCTCTGAGGAGGCCGTAATACCTAGGAGACTATTGCATGTCCCTGATCACCCCAACTCCGGAGCGAGTGACACCACTCGCGCTGGGGCCGATCGATACCACCACGAGTTTTCGTAATCAGGCGTATGCGCGGCTGAAAAAAGCCATCGCAGATGCTGATATCTATAACCGGAAAGAAGAGATCCGCCTGGACGAGCGTCAGCTCATCCAGGAGCTTGGCGTTTCGCGCACCCCGATTCGCGAAGCGATGACCTTGCTGGAACAGGAAGGTTTTCTGCGTACTGTGCCGCGTCGTGGCATCTTCATCATCCGCAAGACCAAGCGTGAAATCGTCGAGATGATTCAGATGTGGGCCGCCCTTGAGGGCATGTCGGCCCGTCTGGCAACGCTGCATGCGTCGGACGACGAAATCGCGAAGCTGCGCCATCTGTTCGACGAATTCGTCAATGCACCGCCGACGGACCACATCGAAGAGTATTCCGACGCCAACATCGACTTCCATCAGGCGCTGATCAATCTTGGCGGCTCGCAAGCGATTGCGAACACCATCAAGAACCTGTTCATTCACGTACGTGCCATTCGTAAAGTGACGATCGCTCAGAACGACCGGGCCGCACGCTCGATTGTCGACCACCTGAAGATCATTACTGCGCTGGAAAAACGCGATACGGAACTGGCCGAGAAGCTTGCGCGCGACCACACCCTCGGTCTGGCCGCGTTCGTCGAAGAGCATTGCGACTTCCTCGACTGATCGGTATGACCGGCGGCTGACGTCCGCCAAGCGCATCGCATCTGCGCACAAAGAAAGCCAGCCGCACACTCGTGCCGCTGGCTTTTTTGTTTCCCCGCCCTTCCCGCCCGACTCCACGGCATACTCTATTAGCCGCACTCTGCGCGTCGCGCTCGCCGACGCCCCGCATCACCCCGTCGTTCACGTCATTCGCATCATCCAAGTCACCCGACCCCGGCCACCTCGGCCACCTCGGGTAAACGAGCCTGCCAAACGCCCTCTCAAGCTATTGCACGTATACCGTATATCATATATCGTGTTTCACATACTGATGCTTCGGCACCGACAAGACGGCCACTCCCCATGCCGCCCCTGACGTGACGAAGCGCCGCCCGGGAAAGTGGGCGACAAGCCGCTCGCGGATCAGCGAGGCTTGGCAGTTCCGGTTCATGATGTAAGCAACGGGCGAGAGGCCAGCTCGTGCGGCATATGGTGGGGGCTATGTGCCGCACACGCATCCGGCGTCAACGCTAATCGCTAGACCCGAGCCGCGTCTTCCGGATGCGTTTTTATCGGGCCTCTCGCCCCGGGGCAAGCCGAACAGGTTTGCCGGAATTTAATTGCGGTAGACAAAACATATTCATACCCGCAGGTGCGCCGTTCCCCCCGGCAAGCCAAACAGGAGACAACTGCCATGCGCGAGGCTTATTCCGTCGCGACGGTGCAAGCGATTCTGGACGCTCATGCAGCGCAGGAAGGGCCGCTATTGCCCATCCTCCACGACGTTCAGGAAGCCTTCGGCTTCGTGCCCCCGGACGCCGTGCCCGTTATCGCCAACGCCCTCAATCTCTCGCGCGCCGAAGTTCACGGCGTGATCACGTTCTATCACCACTTCCGCACCAGTGCGCCGCCGCGCCACGTGGTGCAGATTTGTCGTGCCGAAGCCTGTCAGAGCATGGGGGCCGACGCCCTCGTGGCGCATGCCGAGCGCGTCATCGGTTGCGCGATGCACGCCCATAGCGGCGATGTCGCGCTAGAACCCGTGTTTTGCCTTGGCCAGTGCGCCACGTCGCCGGCCATCACCATCGACGACAAGCTGCACGCGCGCGTCACCCCCGAGAAATTCGACCGCCTGCTCGCCCGCGCGAAGGATGCCGTATGAGCCAAGCTCCCGCCCAATCCAGCCCATCGACCGGCACCGTGCGTCTCTACCTGCCGCGCGACTCTGCCGCCCTCGCCCTCGGTGCCGACGAAGTCGCCGAGGCCATCGTCGCTGAAGCGGCCGCACGCGGCATTGCCATCGAACTGGTACGCAACGGCACGCGCGGCATGCTCTGGCTCGAACCGCTGCTCGAAGTCGCCACGCCGGCAGGCCGCGTCGCTTACGGCCCGGTCGAGGTCGACGACGTGCCGGCCCTGTTCGATGCGAACGTCATCACCGGTGGCGATCACCCGCTCGCACTCGGCCTGACCGAAGAAATCCCGTATCTGAAGCAGCAGGAACGTCTCACGTTCGCCCGCGTGGGCGTGACCGATCCCGTCTCGGTCGACGATTACGTCGCTCACGACGGCTATCGCGGCCTGCGCAACGTCCTCGCCATGGACGGTGCCGCCATCGTCACGCAAGTCACCGATTCGGGCCTGCGCGGCCGAGGCGGCGCAGCCTTCCCGACCGGCATCAAGTGGAAGACAGTACTGAACACGCCGTCGGCACAGAAGTACATCGTCTGCAACGCCGACGAAGGCGACTCCGGCACGTTTGCCGACCGCATGCTGATGGAAGGCGACCCGCTCGTACTTGTCGAAGGCATGACCATTGGCGGCATCGCCGTCGGCGCCACGCGCGGCTACATCTACGTACGTAGCGAGTACCCGCATTCGATTGACGTACTCAACGAAGCCATCGTCAACGCGAAGGCCGCCGGCTATCTCGGCGAGAACATTCTCGGCTCGGGCAAGACGTTCCATCTGGAAGTGCGCAAGGCCGCCGGCGCGTATGTCTGCGGCGAAGAGACCGCGTTGCTCGAAAGCCTCGAAGGCAAGCGCGGTGTGGTGCGCGCCAAGCCGCCGCTGCCCGCCATCGAAGGTCTGTTCGGCCAGCCGACGGTCATCAACAACGTGATCTCGCTGGCCTCGGTGCCGATCATCATGGATCGCGGCGCCGACTTCTATAAGAACTTCGGCATGGGCCGCTCGCGCGGCACGCTGCCGATTCAGCTGGCGGGCAACATCAAGTACGGCGGCCTGATCGAGAAGGCCTTCGGTGTCACGCTGCGCGAGATTCTGTACGACTACGGCGGTGGCGCCATTACCGGCCGCCCGCTGCGCGCCGTGCAAGTCGGCGGCCCGCTCGGCTCGTATCTGCCCGAATCGCAGTGGG belongs to Pandoraea norimbergensis and includes:
- the frc gene encoding formyl-CoA transferase — translated: MSKPLEGIKIIDFTHVQAGPACTQLLAWFGADVIKVERPGSGDVTRNQLRDIPEADALYFTMLNSNKRSLTLDTKTQEGKEVLEKLVRESDVLVENFAPGALDRMGFTWERLNELNPKLIVASVKGFSDGHHYEDLKVYENVAQCAGGAASTTGFWDGPPTVSAAALGDSNTGMHLAIGILTALIGRGQTGRGQKVAVSMQDSVINLCRVKLRDQQRLDRVGFLEEYPQYPHGEFSDVVPRGGNAGGGGQPGWVLKCKGWETDPNAYIYFTIQGHAWEPICRALGKPEWISDPNYATAQARQPHIFDIFKTIEEWLADKTKFEAVDILRKFDIPCAPVLSMKEIANDPSLRASGTIVEVPHKERGSYLTVGSPIKFSGLKPEITGSPLLGEHTEEILAELGYSKDQIGKLHTAKAI
- a CDS encoding GntR family transcriptional regulator; protein product: MSLITPTPERVTPLALGPIDTTTSFRNQAYARLKKAIADADIYNRKEEIRLDERQLIQELGVSRTPIREAMTLLEQEGFLRTVPRRGIFIIRKTKREIVEMIQMWAALEGMSARLATLHASDDEIAKLRHLFDEFVNAPPTDHIEEYSDANIDFHQALINLGGSQAIANTIKNLFIHVRAIRKVTIAQNDRAARSIVDHLKIITALEKRDTELAEKLARDHTLGLAAFVEEHCDFLD
- a CDS encoding 2-dehydropantoate 2-reductase yields the protein MKICIYGAGAIGGYLGVQLARAGADVSLVARGPHLAAMREHGLKLLIDGEERVAQLRCTDDPRELGPQDYVIIALKAHSVPAVLDAMQPLIGPDTAVVTAVNGIPYWYFYKHGGALEGSTLESIDPGGRQWRQLGPERAIGCVVYPATEVVAPGVIQHVYGNKFPLGEASGERTPRVEALAKIMTEGGLDAPIRENIRDEIWLKLWGNLCFNPISALTHGTLDIIASDPGTRAVARAMMLEAKAIGDKLGVHFRVDVERRINGAGAVGSHKTSMLQDLERGRAMEIDPLVSVVQEMGRLAGVPTPTLDVVLALIQQREFMTQPDAVAAAQARLAKAA
- the frc gene encoding formyl-CoA transferase; translation: MSKALEGVRILDFTHVQSGPTCTQLLAWFGADVIKIERAGHGDVTRDQLRDIPDADSLYFTMLNSNKRSITLDTKHPEGKAVLERMIRDCDVLVENFAPGALDRMGFTWEHIHSLNPRMIVASVKGFGPGPYQDCKVYENVAQCVGGAASTTGFDDGPPMVTGAQIGDSGTGLHLALGIVTALYQRTMTGQGQRVLAAMQDGVLNLCRVKLRDQQRLERTNVMEEYPQYPNGQFGDAVPRAGNASGGGQPGWIVKCKGWETDPNAYIYFITQAPVWGSICKVIGKPEWVEHPEYATPRARLPRLREIFDTIELWTMTKTKFEVMNILNEYDIPCGPILSMKEIAEDMSLRETGTIVEVDHPKRGKYLTVGNPIKLSDSPTHVERSPLLGEHTDDVLSEFGYSSQQIAALREVGAV
- a CDS encoding PAS domain-containing protein — encoded protein: MSASVDAAQLVQVVGDAIVVADPKNIITLWNAGAEKMFGFSASEAVGQPLDIIIPERLRHRHNEGYEKTMATGETKYGSDLLKVPATHKDGRAMSIAFTVALLRDAQGQVSGIVAVIRDETARFQEDRQLRKRLAELEAKVGELTSSRA
- a CDS encoding formate dehydrogenase beta subunit, producing the protein MSQAPAQSSPSTGTVRLYLPRDSAALALGADEVAEAIVAEAAARGIAIELVRNGTRGMLWLEPLLEVATPAGRVAYGPVEVDDVPALFDANVITGGDHPLALGLTEEIPYLKQQERLTFARVGVTDPVSVDDYVAHDGYRGLRNVLAMDGAAIVTQVTDSGLRGRGGAAFPTGIKWKTVLNTPSAQKYIVCNADEGDSGTFADRMLMEGDPLVLVEGMTIGGIAVGATRGYIYVRSEYPHSIDVLNEAIVNAKAAGYLGENILGSGKTFHLEVRKAAGAYVCGEETALLESLEGKRGVVRAKPPLPAIEGLFGQPTVINNVISLASVPIIMDRGADFYKNFGMGRSRGTLPIQLAGNIKYGGLIEKAFGVTLREILYDYGGGAITGRPLRAVQVGGPLGSYLPESQWDTPLDYEAFAALWAVLGHGGIVAHDDTVDLAKLARYAMEFCTIESCGKCTPCRIGSTRGVEVMDRIIDGRDRPKQIKLLRDLCDTMLAGSLCAMGGMTPYPVLSALNHFPEDFGAAEASNQPTKAA
- the oxlT gene encoding oxalate/formate MFS antiporter; translation: MEEVQVETTNQHGKTSVFASPWVQLAFGVICMAMIANLQYGWTLFVNPIDEKYHWGRTAIQVAFTIFVVTETWLVPIEGYLVDRFGPRPVVVGGGLLCGVAWALNAYADSLAMLYFAAAVGGVGAGAVYGTCVGNALKWFPANRGLAAGLTAAGFGAGSALTVVPIANMIKSSGYENTFLVFGLGQGIIVLVLGLALASPPAAFEALKKLAPGARRYDAKPTEVMRSPVFWLMYLMFVLMAAGGLMATAQLGPIAKDYGLDGTPVSLMGLTLPALTFALAIDRVLNGVTRPIFGWISDKIGRENTMFIAFAMEAAGIYALSVWGQHPVAFVILTGLVFFAWGEIYSLFPATCADTFGSKYAATNAGMLYTAKGTAALLVPFTSVITATTGSWHAVFMIAVVMNATAAVLALFVLKPMRARLAQRYADSSARAAEEVMTKPADLSRSTT
- the oxc gene encoding oxalyl-CoA decarboxylase, with translation MSIAMTVPVGKAENNTAGDTLKDSSRHANIVSEAETTDGFHLVIDALKANDIDTIFGLVGIPITDLARLAQAEGMRFIGFRHEQHAGNAAAIAGYMTQKPGICLTVSAPGFLNGLTALANATTNCFPMILISGSSEREIVDLQQGDYEEMDQLNAAKPYCKAAYRVLHAEDIGVGVARAIRAAVSGRPGGVYLDLPAKLLAQTLDAQKAKDSLIRVIDAAPRQIPAPDSVKRALDVIKNAKRPLILLGKGAAYAQADADIRALVEKSGIPYLPMSMAKGLLPDTHEQSAAAARSFVLQEADVVVLIGARLNWLLAHGKGKTWGAAPKKFVQIDISPTEIDSNVAIAAPVIGDIGSCVSALLAGIDSNFGKPSAEWTGAIAERKNKNLAKMAATLDQNPSPMNFHSALRSIRDVLKAYPDINLVNEGANTLDYARSIIDQYQPRKRFDSGTWGIMGIGMGFAIGAAVTSGKPVVAIEGDSAFGFSGMELETICRYDLPVTTIIFNNNGVYRGTDVNPTGGKDVAPTVFVKGARYDKMIEAFGGIGYHVTTPEELTKALQDAIKSGKPTLINAVIDEAAGTESGRLTNLNPQSAAMKK
- a CDS encoding formate dehydrogenase subunit gamma, with product MREAYSVATVQAILDAHAAQEGPLLPILHDVQEAFGFVPPDAVPVIANALNLSRAEVHGVITFYHHFRTSAPPRHVVQICRAEACQSMGADALVAHAERVIGCAMHAHSGDVALEPVFCLGQCATSPAITIDDKLHARVTPEKFDRLLARAKDAV